A genomic region of Brevibacillus sp. JNUCC-41 contains the following coding sequences:
- a CDS encoding DHA2 family efflux MFS transporter permease subunit has product MASQTISVNENKGMKQFAPMLIILMLGLFMVILNQTLLSVAMPRMMAEFNVAATTIQWLSTGFMLVNGALIPLSAFLIERFGTRVLFLAAMFLFTVGTFICGIAPNFPVILTGRLIQAAGGGILQPLVMTIILFIFPPEMRGKGMGIFGLAIMFAPAIGPTLSGWVIQEYSWRVMFYAMVPLGIIVIILALLSMHNVAEPKKIKLDLLGASLSLLGVASLLYGVSEAGSKGWTDSLVLGTIIIGLTLLTLFVVQQLKSETPMLDFRVFKYDMFVLSNIISAIVTVAMFTGIFLLPIYLQTLRGFTPVQSGLLMLPGALVMMVMSPISGALFDKIGPRPLALFGLAITAVTTFEFANLTTETSYSTLVIIYAIRALGMSLLMMPIMTAGMNQLPKHLNTHGTAMSNTLKQVTGAIGTSFVTTIYTTRASFHGTSLGTEMSTSDPGFVQNYQTIVQSIMSSMNQTSEQAQETAMSLISSQIQGQANVMGINDAFFWATGFAIAGIVLSLFLRDVRKDKAMKKAKQEHLDVPLLPSPVKKSV; this is encoded by the coding sequence ATGGCTTCTCAAACCATCTCAGTAAATGAAAACAAGGGAATGAAACAGTTTGCCCCCATGTTAATTATCTTAATGCTAGGTTTGTTCATGGTCATTTTGAATCAAACTCTGCTTAGTGTCGCCATGCCGAGGATGATGGCAGAATTCAATGTAGCTGCGACTACGATTCAATGGCTATCAACTGGATTCATGCTCGTGAACGGAGCCTTGATCCCACTTTCCGCTTTCTTAATAGAACGGTTTGGCACGCGCGTTTTATTCCTTGCTGCCATGTTTCTATTCACTGTCGGGACATTCATCTGCGGGATTGCACCTAATTTCCCCGTCATCCTTACAGGCCGGCTGATCCAGGCGGCTGGCGGCGGGATTCTCCAGCCATTGGTCATGACGATTATCCTTTTCATCTTCCCTCCGGAAATGCGCGGAAAAGGAATGGGGATATTCGGACTTGCCATTATGTTTGCCCCTGCCATCGGCCCGACTTTATCAGGTTGGGTCATTCAGGAATATAGCTGGCGGGTGATGTTCTACGCAATGGTGCCATTAGGCATTATCGTAATAATACTTGCCCTTTTAAGCATGCATAATGTAGCAGAACCAAAGAAAATCAAATTGGATTTATTGGGCGCCTCTTTATCCTTGCTAGGTGTTGCATCATTACTATACGGTGTCAGTGAAGCAGGTTCCAAAGGCTGGACGGATTCACTCGTTCTGGGAACGATCATCATCGGGCTGACCCTATTGACCTTATTTGTGGTTCAACAGCTAAAATCGGAAACACCTATGCTCGACTTCCGTGTATTCAAGTATGACATGTTCGTATTATCGAATATCATTTCCGCCATCGTCACAGTGGCCATGTTTACCGGGATATTCTTATTGCCAATATATTTGCAGACCTTAAGAGGCTTCACACCAGTTCAATCCGGTCTATTGATGTTACCCGGAGCACTTGTGATGATGGTGATGTCGCCCATTTCAGGAGCATTATTTGACAAAATCGGTCCTCGTCCATTAGCACTTTTTGGGTTAGCGATCACTGCAGTCACAACCTTCGAATTTGCTAATTTGACTACGGAAACTTCCTATTCGACTTTGGTCATCATCTATGCCATCCGTGCACTAGGAATGTCTTTACTGATGATGCCGATCATGACAGCTGGGATGAACCAGCTTCCTAAGCATTTGAATACCCATGGTACGGCAATGAGCAATACGCTGAAACAAGTTACCGGAGCCATTGGTACGAGCTTCGTTACGACCATTTATACTACCCGTGCTTCATTCCATGGAACTTCTTTAGGAACGGAAATGAGTACGAGTGATCCCGGTTTTGTTCAGAATTACCAAACAATCGTCCAATCCATCATGAGTTCGATGAATCAAACTAGTGAACAGGCACAGGAAACTGCCATGTCGCTGATTTCTTCCCAAATCCAGGGTCAAGCAAATGTAATGGGAATCAATGATGCATTTTTTTGGGCAACAGGCTTCGCAATTGCCGGTATCGTTCTCTCACTGTTTTTGCGTGACGTTCGGAAGGACAAAGCAATGAAAAAAGCTAAACAGGAACATTTGGATGTACCTTTGCTTCCTTCACCAGTAAAAAAATCGGTTTAA
- a CDS encoding HlyD family efflux transporter periplasmic adaptor subunit, producing MNRGRLVLINVIGLVIIVAVLAGGAYYYYESTNFIKTDEAKVSGELYTIVAPAAGKLADWDLHEGDSVNKNDQVANVTTLDGKEAVKTAAQGTIVKTQVHDEQLVQAGQTLAQTINMDDLSITANIEENKLKDIEKGDSVDIIIDGDPDTVFEGTLEQIGYATTSVFSVMGNQNSSGNYTKVTQKVPVKISIKAPSDKVLPGMNAEVKISTK from the coding sequence GTGAATAGAGGACGTTTAGTTTTAATCAATGTCATTGGTTTGGTTATTATAGTAGCGGTATTAGCCGGTGGGGCTTATTACTATTATGAAAGCACGAATTTCATTAAAACGGATGAAGCGAAAGTGTCGGGAGAGCTATATACCATCGTTGCCCCCGCTGCCGGTAAATTAGCAGATTGGGACTTACACGAAGGAGACAGTGTAAATAAGAATGACCAAGTTGCCAATGTAACCACCTTAGATGGAAAAGAAGCAGTAAAAACCGCAGCACAAGGTACAATCGTTAAAACACAAGTGCATGATGAGCAGCTTGTTCAAGCGGGTCAAACGCTAGCTCAGACCATCAATATGGATGACCTGTCCATAACGGCTAATATTGAGGAAAATAAATTGAAGGATATCGAAAAAGGTGACAGCGTCGATATTATCATCGATGGAGATCCCGATACTGTTTTCGAAGGTACATTGGAACAGATCGGTTATGCCACAACGTCTGTCTTTTCAGTGATGGGCAATCAAAACAGCAGCGGGAACTATACGAAAGTCACTCAAAAAGTACCAGTTAAAATCTCCATTAAAGCACCATCCGATAAAGTTCTGCCTGGAATGAACGCAGAAGTGAAAATTTCAACTAAATAA
- a CDS encoding MarR family winged helix-turn-helix transcriptional regulator — MQIFRIRKKLRAIVAKNLQPYGLTSPQFFILLILKKEGSIKSTKLADFLTVKPSAITVFVDKLVEMDYVKRQPSEKDRRVINLELKEAGEAILGRVLADHNQLMGKNFNSFSEDELQDLLHKLDTIEKAADKNLLDN; from the coding sequence ATGCAGATATTTCGGATTAGGAAGAAGCTTAGGGCCATCGTAGCAAAAAATCTTCAGCCTTATGGATTAACGTCGCCTCAGTTTTTCATATTATTGATTTTGAAAAAAGAGGGGTCGATCAAATCGACCAAGCTGGCTGACTTCTTAACAGTAAAGCCAAGTGCGATTACCGTATTTGTAGATAAGCTGGTCGAAATGGATTATGTGAAACGGCAGCCCTCTGAAAAGGATCGCAGGGTCATCAATCTTGAATTGAAAGAGGCAGGGGAAGCTATTTTGGGGAGAGTCCTTGCGGATCATAACCAATTGATGGGCAAGAACTTCAACTCATTCTCAGAAGATGAGCTGCAGGATCTTTTGCATAAATTGGATACGATTGAAAAGGCTGCTGATAAGAACCTTTTGGATAATTGA
- a CDS encoding FUSC family protein, translated as MKFGARILKTGIAIVLALYLSELLNLPAPVLSGIAAIFAIQPTIYRSYQTVLEQIQGNIIGALVSVSFVLLFGNDIFIIGLAVMVVITINLKLKMDKTIVLSIVTVIAIMESQDGEFLNFAFIRLSSVLLGIISSFIVNLVFIPPKYEAKLYARITDVTEDILKWIRISTRHATEHTLLKKDISRLKAELLDLEHIYSMYKEEREYFKKNSVAKARKLVVYRQMIITTKKAFETLKRVHKFENEVYQMPEDFQRSILQQLDSLIRKHEQLILLHIEKIKSIDEIEDWDQDCLSRKELLAHFFEQQNQVDEMHDNLGHLSARLVPLISAVIEYDEQLEHLEKLIVSFQSFHKEDNELSVQYVED; from the coding sequence ATGAAGTTTGGTGCCCGCATTCTCAAAACAGGAATAGCAATTGTTTTAGCGCTTTATCTATCGGAACTGCTTAATCTTCCTGCTCCTGTCCTTTCTGGGATTGCTGCAATTTTTGCAATACAGCCGACCATTTACCGTTCATATCAAACGGTGTTGGAGCAAATTCAAGGAAATATCATCGGAGCATTGGTTTCTGTCTCCTTCGTTTTGTTGTTCGGAAATGATATTTTTATAATCGGTCTTGCCGTAATGGTTGTCATAACCATCAATTTAAAACTGAAAATGGATAAAACGATCGTCCTTTCCATCGTTACGGTCATTGCCATCATGGAAAGCCAGGACGGGGAATTCCTGAATTTTGCCTTTATTCGTCTCTCATCCGTTTTGCTTGGTATCATTTCTTCGTTCATCGTGAATCTGGTTTTCATTCCTCCAAAGTACGAAGCAAAGCTTTATGCACGCATCACGGATGTAACGGAAGACATCTTGAAATGGATCAGAATCAGCACAAGGCATGCTACAGAACACACTTTATTGAAAAAAGACATCAGCCGATTGAAGGCGGAGTTACTCGATCTGGAACATATCTATTCCATGTACAAAGAGGAACGGGAATATTTCAAGAAGAACAGTGTAGCTAAAGCAAGAAAGCTTGTCGTTTATCGGCAGATGATCATAACGACAAAAAAAGCGTTTGAAACTTTGAAGAGAGTCCATAAATTCGAGAATGAAGTATATCAAATGCCTGAAGATTTCCAACGGAGCATCTTACAGCAGCTTGATTCCTTGATCCGCAAGCATGAACAGTTGATATTACTGCATATCGAAAAAATCAAGTCCATCGACGAAATTGAAGATTGGGACCAGGATTGCCTAAGTCGTAAAGAGCTGCTCGCCCACTTTTTCGAACAGCAAAATCAAGTGGACGAAATGCATGATAATCTGGGCCATCTCTCTGCCCGCCTTGTACCATTGATTTCTGCAGTCATAGAATATGACGAACAATTGGAACATCTTGAAAAGCTGATCGTCAGCTTCCAGTCCTTCCATAAGGAAGATAACGAATTATCTGTCCAGTATGTAGAAGATTAA
- a CDS encoding glutamate synthase-related protein: protein MAQQWTPATFKEFHKEEHDACGIVSCIEKKKIPTNENIFACIDALVKMNHRCGFINGEGDGAGIHIDIPRALWKKKLEAVNVDSSIVDQDSFIVAHLFLSKKTEANDLKIEVKEKLLQHGLSLIFETDKAYRSEALGPIAIQEDPVFWQFACTSTINNDQELSNVLFELTSDIEKSDFIHVASLSQHHAVYKVMGAGDTLPAYYLDLADPLAASTMTLGHNRFSTNTLSSFFRVQPFSVLGHNGEINTIAKLRDEAKMIGVPIAKDGSDSQDLNKTIETFICRHGYSLFEAVDLMFPPIINEIKEYPEHLQDLYTYLREAWGHFAQGPAGIISRFGDEAVFSVDSLGLRPLWNIETESSYMFTSEPGIIPSSEYAGDPKPMGPGEKIGLKWNGDRIELYTYKDYQDKVFELFNDRFVLSNDRVRLQSQVFEKVTSMTNTQAIHNGQYKAFGWEREHVQLVEQMAEKGAEPIRSLGHDAPLAALNPQRTNIADFIKESVAVVTNPAIDRDRETEHFSTRTIIGKRPALFEANKEGNVTELLTPLLIEGSTGYECSSILSQPSYDQFIKYNQDQKLVHFISSTFKEDENIKDALTRITDESVNAVDEGKTLLVLDDALAHQNGNLWLDPHLVTSAVDQALVRTGKRRDCSILLRSASLRSLHDIIVSYGLGANLISPYYMFLSLSSDDIKGVTNLYNSLTKGLEKVISTIGIHELRGYGRLFSSIGLHEEIAKYLNVANFFGSNDLDYNFDKIKADAIQRAEDYANEKERMGKTFHLFPRIWKSIGEVASTGDYDAYREKITEQEESNPTTIRHLTSLKTSDASIPSEEVSLSVGEQELPFVIASMSFGSQNEIAFRAYAEAAERLGMISMNGEGGEIKDMLGKYPKSRGQQIASGRFGVNAELLNSSNLLEIKIGQGAKPGEGGHLPGSKVTAKIAEARNATIGSDLISPSNNHDIYSIEDLAQMIHELKTANDKAKVAVKVPVVPNIGTIAVGVAKAGADIITLSGFDGGTGAARIHALAHVGLPVEIGVKAAHNALLESGIRQNVEIWADGGLKSSMDVLKVMLLGANRVGFGTLSMIAVGCTTCRGCHLDTCHVGIATQIESEAQAKEHGLRRFVPRKFDLAVQGLTNMFSAFAKELKSLTGSLGVKNLQEIVGRSDLLQQVKGQQSLDLTYLLKNLDITPFSHKETAAYLNEGSMQVAVGAEYLDSHVDDLQQSRSYNSITSEQRVLGSRVSCHRVRGRLDGSYKKLPPVHLSYQDGSIPGNGLGAYNTEGISISVNGGAQDGIGKTSIGGNIAIFKSPGKDGKFYNGSVGKGFGYGAQHGLLIAQGDADARAGIRLSGADMIIGGLLKQPLPEKENGNIAVTSNIKGFAFEYMTNGRGLVLGDPGPWICAGMTGGVVYLRQQAESGLTKEVIKKRVAKGAKISIEPLSEKGLQDVAELLGKYTALLKDHGQPEEAASLETLLQNPGEHFLQVVPVKEQADPAVSTE, encoded by the coding sequence ATGGCCCAACAATGGACACCTGCTACATTCAAGGAATTTCACAAAGAAGAACATGATGCCTGCGGTATCGTTTCCTGCATCGAAAAAAAGAAAATCCCTACAAACGAAAACATCTTTGCCTGTATCGACGCCCTGGTTAAAATGAACCATCGCTGCGGCTTCATCAATGGTGAGGGCGATGGCGCCGGCATCCATATCGATATTCCCCGGGCTCTTTGGAAAAAGAAGCTTGAAGCGGTAAATGTCGATTCAAGCATCGTCGATCAAGATTCCTTCATAGTCGCCCACTTATTTTTAAGCAAAAAAACAGAAGCTAACGACTTAAAAATCGAAGTCAAGGAGAAACTGCTCCAGCATGGTCTCTCATTGATATTCGAAACGGATAAAGCCTACCGTTCCGAGGCATTGGGACCGATTGCCATTCAAGAAGACCCAGTGTTCTGGCAATTTGCCTGTACCTCCACCATCAATAATGACCAGGAGCTTTCAAATGTTCTTTTTGAGCTGACTTCCGACATCGAAAAAAGTGATTTCATCCATGTTGCATCTTTAAGCCAGCATCATGCGGTATACAAAGTGATGGGTGCGGGGGATACGCTCCCTGCCTATTATCTTGATCTTGCTGACCCTTTGGCTGCCTCCACCATGACACTGGGACATAATCGTTTTTCAACTAATACCCTCTCAAGCTTCTTCCGGGTCCAGCCTTTCAGTGTACTTGGTCATAATGGCGAAATCAATACCATCGCCAAATTGCGTGATGAAGCGAAAATGATCGGAGTTCCCATCGCTAAAGATGGAAGCGACTCACAGGATTTAAACAAGACGATCGAGACTTTCATCTGCCGTCATGGCTACTCTTTATTTGAAGCTGTCGATCTTATGTTCCCGCCAATCATCAACGAAATCAAGGAGTATCCAGAGCATTTACAAGACTTATATACGTATTTAAGGGAAGCATGGGGTCATTTTGCACAAGGTCCGGCAGGCATCATCTCCCGTTTCGGCGATGAAGCCGTGTTCTCTGTCGACTCTTTAGGCTTGCGCCCACTATGGAATATTGAAACGGAATCATCCTATATGTTCACTTCCGAACCGGGAATCATCCCTTCCAGTGAATATGCCGGAGATCCAAAACCGATGGGTCCTGGGGAAAAAATCGGTTTGAAATGGAACGGCGACCGTATTGAATTGTACACATACAAGGATTACCAGGATAAAGTATTTGAACTCTTCAATGATCGTTTCGTCCTTTCCAATGACCGAGTCCGCTTACAGTCCCAAGTTTTTGAAAAGGTTACCTCCATGACAAACACGCAAGCCATTCATAATGGTCAATATAAAGCCTTTGGGTGGGAAAGGGAGCATGTACAATTAGTGGAACAGATGGCCGAAAAAGGCGCTGAGCCCATTCGTTCACTTGGTCACGATGCGCCACTGGCAGCACTTAATCCCCAAAGGACCAACATTGCTGATTTCATCAAGGAAAGTGTAGCCGTTGTAACTAACCCAGCGATCGACCGTGACCGGGAAACCGAGCACTTCTCAACAAGAACCATCATCGGAAAACGTCCTGCCCTATTCGAAGCGAATAAGGAAGGAAATGTCACTGAGCTGCTGACTCCCTTATTGATTGAAGGGTCAACGGGTTATGAGTGCTCGTCAATCTTATCGCAGCCAAGCTATGATCAGTTCATTAAATATAACCAAGATCAAAAACTCGTGCACTTCATTTCAAGCACGTTCAAAGAGGATGAAAACATCAAAGATGCCTTGACCAGGATAACGGATGAAAGTGTCAATGCAGTGGATGAAGGAAAAACGCTGCTTGTTCTGGATGATGCCCTTGCCCATCAAAACGGCAACCTTTGGCTTGATCCCCACCTTGTCACTTCAGCCGTCGACCAAGCATTGGTCCGCACAGGCAAGCGCCGTGATTGTTCCATCCTTTTACGTTCAGCATCGCTAAGGTCACTGCATGATATCATCGTTTCTTATGGTCTAGGGGCCAACTTAATAAGCCCCTATTATATGTTCCTTTCCTTATCTTCAGATGACATCAAGGGGGTTACCAATCTATATAACTCCTTGACGAAAGGGCTTGAGAAAGTCATCTCCACCATTGGCATTCATGAGCTGCGCGGCTATGGAAGACTTTTCTCAAGCATCGGTTTACATGAGGAAATCGCGAAATATTTAAATGTGGCTAACTTCTTCGGATCGAATGATCTGGACTATAATTTTGATAAAATCAAGGCAGATGCCATTCAGCGGGCGGAAGATTACGCCAATGAAAAAGAACGGATGGGCAAGACCTTCCATCTGTTCCCTAGGATTTGGAAGTCTATCGGGGAGGTTGCTTCAACCGGGGACTATGATGCTTATCGCGAGAAGATCACCGAACAGGAAGAATCCAATCCTACGACGATCCGCCACTTGACATCATTAAAAACTTCAGATGCTTCCATCCCTTCTGAAGAAGTCAGTCTTTCGGTCGGCGAACAGGAATTGCCGTTCGTCATAGCATCCATGTCCTTTGGATCACAAAATGAGATTGCCTTCCGTGCCTATGCGGAAGCTGCCGAGAGGTTAGGCATGATCAGCATGAATGGTGAAGGCGGGGAAATAAAGGATATGCTTGGCAAGTACCCGAAATCCCGCGGCCAGCAAATCGCTTCCGGCCGTTTCGGTGTCAATGCAGAACTCTTGAACTCTTCAAATCTATTGGAAATTAAAATTGGGCAAGGGGCAAAACCTGGTGAAGGCGGTCACCTTCCCGGTTCCAAGGTCACAGCGAAAATCGCAGAAGCCCGAAATGCAACAATCGGTTCCGATTTGATCTCCCCTTCCAATAACCATGATATATACTCAATTGAAGATTTGGCCCAAATGATCCATGAGCTAAAAACGGCAAATGACAAAGCGAAAGTTGCTGTCAAAGTACCAGTCGTTCCAAACATCGGTACGATTGCTGTCGGCGTCGCAAAAGCGGGGGCCGATATCATTACGCTGTCCGGTTTTGATGGAGGAACGGGTGCTGCCAGGATCCATGCACTCGCACATGTCGGTCTACCAGTTGAAATTGGTGTGAAAGCGGCCCATAATGCACTGCTTGAGTCAGGTATCCGACAGAATGTTGAAATTTGGGCTGACGGTGGGTTAAAAAGCTCGATGGATGTATTAAAGGTAATGCTGCTTGGTGCAAACCGTGTAGGTTTTGGGACCCTTTCGATGATTGCCGTCGGCTGTACAACGTGCCGCGGATGTCACCTTGATACTTGCCATGTGGGAATTGCCACCCAAATTGAATCGGAAGCGCAGGCGAAAGAACATGGGCTGCGCCGTTTTGTTCCACGAAAATTCGATTTAGCCGTTCAAGGATTAACGAATATGTTCAGTGCATTTGCAAAAGAACTCAAATCTTTGACCGGATCACTTGGGGTGAAGAATCTTCAGGAAATCGTCGGACGTTCCGATTTGCTCCAGCAAGTTAAAGGTCAACAATCATTGGATTTAACCTATTTATTAAAAAACCTGGATATTACACCGTTCTCCCATAAAGAAACGGCGGCATATTTGAATGAAGGCTCCATGCAGGTAGCCGTTGGCGCTGAATATCTTGATTCGCATGTAGATGATCTGCAGCAATCCCGTAGCTATAACTCGATCACTTCCGAGCAGCGTGTACTCGGCAGCAGGGTGTCCTGTCACCGCGTTAGGGGCAGATTGGATGGATCATACAAAAAACTTCCTCCCGTTCACCTATCCTACCAGGATGGTTCCATCCCGGGCAACGGACTTGGGGCATACAATACGGAGGGAATTTCAATCAGCGTGAATGGCGGTGCCCAGGATGGCATTGGCAAAACATCGATTGGCGGTAATATTGCCATCTTTAAATCTCCAGGAAAAGATGGGAAGTTCTACAATGGCTCCGTCGGTAAGGGATTTGGTTACGGTGCACAGCATGGTCTCCTCATTGCCCAAGGCGATGCCGATGCCAGGGCGGGAATCCGGCTTTCCGGAGCGGATATGATCATTGGGGGATTATTAAAACAACCGCTTCCTGAAAAGGAAAACGGTAATATTGCGGTAACTTCCAATATTAAGGGATTCGCTTTTGAATACATGACAAATGGAAGAGGTTTAGTTCTGGGTGATCCCGGTCCATGGATTTGCGCAGGGATGACAGGCGGTGTCGTTTATTTACGGCAACAGGCCGAATCCGGATTAACCAAAGAGGTCATTAAGAAACGGGTTGCGAAAGGGGCAAAGATTTCCATTGAGCCCCTTTCCGAAAAAGGCCTGCAGGATGTTGCCGAACTTCTGGGCAAATACACGGCCCTCTTGAAGGATCATGGTCAACCCGAAGAAGCGGCCTCTTTAGAGACACTGCTTCAAAATCCTGGGGAGCACTTCCTTCAGGTCGTTCCAGTTAAAGAACAGGCGGATCCTGCCGTATCCACGGAGTGA
- a CDS encoding glutamate-1-semialdehyde 2,1-aminomutase, with the protein MDFSNSELLHKEALEHIVGGVNSPSRSYKAVGGGSPVAMDHAQGAYFWDVDGNKYIDYLAAYGPIITGHAHPHITEAIVKAAETGVLYGTPTKHEVKFAKMLKEAIPSMDKVRFTNSGTESVMSTIRVARAYTGRDKIIKFAGCYHGHSDLVLVAAGSGPSTLGTPDSAGVPKSIAQEVITVPFNDIKSFKEALDKWGNEIAGVLVEPIVGNFGIVEPSPGFLEEVISLSHEAGSLVIFDEVITAFRFMYGGAQDYLGIQPDLTALGKIIGGGLPIGAYGGKKEIMDSVAPLGPAYQAGTMAGNPASMLSGIACLEVLKEDGLYDELDRLGKILEGGILKAARQYNVPITINRLKGALTIYFTTEKIENYEQAENTDGEMFAKFFKLMLNQGINLAPSKYEAWFLTIAHTDDDIAYTLKAVEHAFKNLI; encoded by the coding sequence TTGGATTTTAGTAATTCGGAGCTTTTACATAAAGAGGCATTGGAACATATCGTTGGCGGGGTTAACAGCCCATCCCGTTCTTACAAAGCTGTAGGAGGCGGTTCACCGGTTGCGATGGATCATGCCCAGGGTGCTTATTTCTGGGATGTTGACGGCAATAAATATATCGATTATTTAGCTGCATATGGCCCGATCATCACAGGTCATGCGCATCCACATATTACGGAGGCTATCGTTAAAGCTGCAGAAACAGGCGTTTTATACGGCACACCGACAAAACATGAGGTCAAATTTGCCAAAATGTTGAAAGAAGCCATACCATCCATGGATAAAGTCCGCTTCACCAATTCAGGAACTGAGTCCGTCATGTCCACCATCCGCGTTGCCCGCGCTTACACAGGACGGGATAAGATCATCAAGTTTGCAGGCTGTTACCACGGACACTCCGACCTTGTTCTCGTCGCTGCAGGTTCCGGCCCGTCCACTTTAGGTACACCGGACTCTGCCGGCGTTCCAAAAAGCATCGCACAAGAAGTCATCACGGTACCTTTCAATGATATCAAGTCATTTAAAGAAGCACTGGATAAATGGGGCAATGAAATTGCTGGCGTTCTGGTTGAACCGATTGTCGGCAACTTCGGAATCGTGGAACCAAGCCCAGGCTTCTTGGAAGAAGTCATTTCATTATCTCACGAAGCCGGATCACTCGTCATTTTTGACGAGGTCATCACAGCATTCCGCTTCATGTATGGAGGGGCACAGGACTACTTGGGAATTCAACCCGATTTGACCGCGCTCGGAAAAATCATCGGGGGCGGGCTTCCTATTGGAGCCTATGGCGGTAAAAAAGAGATCATGGATTCTGTCGCCCCGCTGGGACCAGCCTATCAAGCGGGTACAATGGCAGGAAATCCAGCTTCCATGCTTTCCGGGATCGCTTGCTTAGAAGTACTTAAAGAAGACGGGCTGTATGACGAGCTTGACCGGCTGGGGAAAATCCTTGAAGGAGGCATCCTGAAAGCGGCTCGCCAATATAATGTACCGATCACCATCAACCGCCTTAAAGGAGCGCTGACGATCTATTTCACGACAGAAAAAATTGAAAACTATGAGCAGGCGGAAAATACGGATGGTGAAATGTTCGCTAAGTTCTTCAAGCTCATGCTCAACCAGGGAATCAATTTGGCACCGTCAAAATACGAAGCCTGGTTCTTGACAATTGCTCACACGGATGACGATATCGCTTATACTCTAAAAGCGGTTGAACATGCATTCAAAAACCTAATATAA
- a CDS encoding ABC transporter ATP-binding protein, which produces MSDAIQVKQLRKEFKSASSRSGLKGAFRDLLTRNYKIVPAVNDINFTVKKGEMVAYIGENGAGKSTTIKMLTGILEPTAGEITVNGMNPHKEREKFTQTIGVVFGQRSQLWWDIAVQESFRLLKKVYKVTDEQYNGHMEHVIKTLDIGPLLDKPVRKLSLGQRMRCELAAALIHNPPLLFLDEPTIGLDVLVKMKIREFLKEINEKYNTTILLTTHDLGDIEALCERVIMLDEGQIIYDGELQSLKNNWAEEKQIHFQFIEPIALEELQSLALPFTANWVYDEKNQTYIALLKEESDHISQLVSAVVSHFKIKDIKIHETSIEEIVRNIYEEGTV; this is translated from the coding sequence ATGAGTGATGCAATTCAAGTGAAACAGCTTCGGAAGGAATTTAAGTCGGCATCAAGCCGTTCAGGGCTAAAGGGTGCCTTCCGGGATTTACTTACCAGAAATTATAAAATCGTCCCTGCCGTCAATGATATCAATTTTACTGTAAAAAAGGGTGAGATGGTAGCGTATATCGGGGAAAATGGTGCAGGGAAATCGACCACGATCAAAATGCTGACAGGTATTTTGGAACCGACAGCAGGTGAAATCACGGTCAATGGCATGAACCCACATAAAGAAAGGGAAAAGTTCACTCAGACAATCGGAGTCGTATTCGGTCAGCGCTCACAGCTTTGGTGGGATATTGCGGTTCAAGAGTCGTTTAGGCTGTTAAAAAAGGTCTATAAGGTAACAGATGAACAATATAACGGTCATATGGAACATGTCATCAAGACGCTTGATATCGGTCCTTTGCTGGACAAACCAGTGCGTAAACTCTCGCTTGGTCAGCGGATGCGCTGTGAGCTTGCGGCAGCTTTGATCCACAATCCGCCTTTACTGTTCCTGGATGAGCCGACAATTGGACTTGATGTACTCGTGAAAATGAAGATTCGTGAGTTCCTGAAAGAAATCAATGAGAAATATAATACGACTATCCTTTTGACTACACATGATCTAGGAGATATTGAAGCTTTATGTGAGCGTGTAATCATGCTTGATGAAGGACAAATCATCTATGATGGGGAATTGCAGAGTTTGAAAAATAACTGGGCGGAGGAAAAACAGATCCATTTTCAATTCATCGAGCCAATCGCATTGGAGGAATTACAATCATTAGCACTCCCATTTACCGCTAACTGGGTTTATGATGAGAAAAATCAAACTTACATTGCCTTGTTGAAAGAAGAAAGTGATCATATTTCACAGCTTGTTTCAGCTGTCGTATCTCATTTTAAAATTAAAGACATCAAAATCCATGAAACGTCCATTGAAGAGATCGTTCGCAATATTTACGAAGAAGGCACTGTCTGA